One window of the Peptacetobacter hiranonis genome contains the following:
- the rsmH gene encoding 16S rRNA (cytosine(1402)-N(4))-methyltransferase RsmH — protein MEFNHVSVLLNECIDNLNIKPDGVYVDCTMGGAGHSKEIVKRLSSDGLFIGFDQDKNAIATAKERLAEYSDRVKFVHSNFENIKEELEKIGVHKIDGVLADLGVSSHQLDEADRGFSYMQDAPLDMRMDVRKDFSAYNVVNEYTEEELAKIIKDYGEDNWAKRIAKFIVEGRAEKPIETTGELVDIIKKAIPKKARIDGPHPAKRTFQAIRIEVNNELGVITKMIDDACSIMNPGGRICIITFHSLEDRIVKNEFKYLSLDCVCPPEMPFCQCDKVSEVKVITRKPILPSAEEIEMNPRSRSAKLRVAEKK, from the coding sequence ATGGAATTTAATCATGTATCGGTACTTCTTAATGAGTGCATAGATAATCTGAATATAAAGCCAGATGGTGTTTATGTCGATTGTACTATGGGTGGTGCTGGACATTCTAAAGAAATAGTCAAAAGACTTTCTAGTGATGGACTATTTATAGGATTTGACCAGGATAAAAATGCCATAGCAACTGCAAAAGAAAGATTAGCAGAATATAGCGACAGAGTAAAATTTGTACACAGTAACTTTGAAAATATAAAAGAAGAGCTTGAAAAAATAGGTGTACACAAAATAGATGGTGTGCTTGCAGATTTAGGTGTTTCTTCTCATCAGTTAGATGAGGCAGATAGAGGATTCTCTTATATGCAAGATGCTCCACTTGATATGAGAATGGACGTTAGAAAAGATTTTTCTGCGTACAATGTTGTAAATGAGTACACAGAAGAAGAATTAGCAAAGATAATAAAAGACTACGGTGAAGATAACTGGGCTAAAAGAATTGCTAAGTTTATCGTTGAAGGAAGAGCAGAAAAACCAATAGAAACTACTGGAGAGCTAGTAGATATAATCAAAAAAGCTATTCCTAAAAAGGCGAGAATAGATGGGCCACATCCAGCAAAGAGAACATTCCAGGCTATAAGAATAGAAGTAAACAACGAGCTTGGAGTAATAACAAAAATGATAGATGATGCTTGCTCAATAATGAATCCAGGCGGAAGAATTTGTATAATAACATTCCACTCATTAGAGGATAGAATAGTTAAAAACGAATTTAAATATCTTTCATTAGATTGTGTTTGCCCACCAGAGATGCCTTTCTGCCAGTGCGATAAAGTTTCTGAGGTTAAAGTTATAACAAGAAAGCCTATCCTTCCAAGTGCAGAAGAGATAGAAATGAACCCAAGATCGAGAAGTGCTAAGCTTAGAGTTGCTGAAAAGAAGTAA
- the pgeF gene encoding peptidoglycan editing factor PgeF: MENCTTNMKDCITKEISFKDGGFAKVVITERKYNAKNPEDMQLVFDEYGLNYENMTDCKQIHSDIVRVIKKDDIGATEESDAMITNIPDVPLMIYTADCVPIVLVDTKRKVIADIHAGWRGTYAEIVVKTIKSMLNNFGSNPEDIVAIIGPAIGPCCYEVSEDLVDKFNTIVTNKDFKFYIIKEDRFHIDLTKINSYLLEKCGVNKENIHNLNICTSCQNDKFYSYRKDNKTDKRIGTIVQIKL, from the coding sequence ATGGAAAATTGCACAACTAATATGAAGGATTGCATAACTAAAGAGATATCTTTTAAAGATGGTGGTTTTGCAAAGGTAGTTATAACTGAGAGAAAGTACAATGCTAAAAATCCTGAGGATATGCAGCTTGTTTTTGATGAGTATGGATTAAATTATGAAAATATGACAGATTGTAAGCAGATTCATTCTGATATTGTGAGAGTTATAAAAAAAGATGATATTGGTGCTACTGAGGAATCAGATGCAATGATAACAAATATTCCAGATGTTCCACTTATGATATATACTGCTGACTGTGTTCCTATTGTTTTAGTAGATACTAAAAGGAAAGTAATAGCTGATATACATGCTGGTTGGAGAGGAACATATGCTGAGATAGTTGTTAAAACAATTAAATCTATGTTAAATAATTTTGGCTCAAATCCTGAGGATATCGTCGCAATCATAGGTCCTGCAATAGGTCCATGCTGTTATGAGGTGTCAGAAGACCTAGTGGATAAATTTAACACAATCGTTACAAACAAAGACTTTAAATTCTATATAATAAAAGAAGACAGATTTCATATAGATTTAACAAAAATTAATAGTTATTTACTTGAAAAATGCGGTGTTAATAAAGAAAATATACACAATCTTAACATTTGCACATCTTGTCAGAATGATAAATTCTATTCATATAGAAAGGACAACAAGACTGATAAAAGAATAGGTACTATTGTTCAGATAAAATTATAG
- the mraY gene encoding phospho-N-acetylmuramoyl-pentapeptide-transferase, with translation MDIKNLTITMLMAFIIVVIIGPIFLPMLHRLKFGQTVRDDGPQTHLAKNGTPTMGGIMFMIAITITVLFRAKLDSDIFVGLVCMLGFGLVGFLDDFIIIKMRRSLGLKPWQKIAMQFVISGYVAFYQYTSSPAASKIMIPFTDKFLDLGILYVPIMMFIIIGTVNAVNLTDGLDGLASGITAVVSTFFVAFALFVAKDAGVATFAAATVGGCIGFLVFNVNPAKVFMGDTGSMALGGAVVAFAVLTNSVLLIPIVGGIYFAEALSVIIQVTYFKKTGKRIFKMAPLHHHFEQCGWPETKVVFIFWIVAIILAWIGVVAGF, from the coding sequence ATGGATATTAAAAATCTAACTATTACGATGCTTATGGCATTTATAATAGTTGTAATAATTGGGCCAATATTTTTACCTATGCTTCATAGATTAAAATTTGGTCAGACAGTAAGGGACGACGGTCCTCAGACTCACCTTGCTAAAAACGGTACACCTACAATGGGTGGAATTATGTTTATGATAGCAATAACAATAACAGTTCTATTTAGAGCTAAGTTAGACTCTGATATATTTGTAGGGCTTGTTTGTATGTTAGGGTTTGGATTAGTTGGGTTCCTTGATGACTTTATAATAATAAAGATGAGAAGATCACTAGGATTAAAACCATGGCAGAAGATAGCTATGCAGTTTGTTATATCTGGATATGTAGCATTCTATCAGTATACATCTTCTCCAGCGGCATCAAAAATAATGATACCATTTACAGATAAATTCTTAGATTTAGGTATTTTATACGTTCCAATAATGATGTTCATAATAATAGGAACAGTTAATGCAGTAAACTTAACTGATGGTCTTGATGGACTAGCTTCAGGAATAACAGCAGTAGTGTCTACTTTCTTCGTAGCATTTGCTTTATTTGTAGCTAAAGATGCAGGAGTTGCGACATTTGCTGCAGCTACAGTAGGTGGATGTATAGGATTCTTAGTATTTAACGTAAATCCAGCTAAGGTATTTATGGGGGATACGGGTTCTATGGCATTAGGTGGAGCTGTTGTAGCATTTGCAGTTCTTACAAACTCAGTTCTTTTAATACCTATAGTAGGAGGTATATACTTTGCTGAGGCACTATCAGTTATAATACAGGTTACATATTTCAAAAAGACTGGAAAAAGAATATTTAAAATGGCACCTCTTCACCACCACTTTGAACAGTGTGGATGGCCTGAAACAAAGGTTGTATTTATATTCTGGATAGTAGCAATTATACTTGCTTGGATAGGAGTAGTAGCAGGATTCTAA
- the murD gene encoding UDP-N-acetylmuramoyl-L-alanine--D-glutamate ligase, protein MELKGKKVLLVGLAKTGISTIKCLAKYGADITVNDIKTEDQLEEIIAEIKDIDGIKYILGHHPEDIADIDMVVVSPGVPLDLPFIKKVIEENKELIGEVELAYELANKPYFVGITGTNGKTTTTSLTGEIFEKAGKETYVVGNIGNPVIDAVQAANEGASFVTELSSFQLESIKDFKPSVSAVLNITEDHMNRHHTMENYIDAKARVFMNQDKNDFCVLNYDDELTRALAEKCNANVVFFSRLEKLEKGIYVENGDIIIDIDEKINLMKVCELSLPGGHNLENCMAAAAMAYVSGIDIEVIREVLKTFKAVEHRLEFVKEVEGVKYVNDSKGTNPDSTIKAVQAYENPIILIAGGYDKGSTYDELLEIAKKNVKTLVLLGQTADKIEEAARRIGFTDIHRVEDMKEAVKTCHDIAKEGDIVLLSPACASWGMYKNFEVRGKDFKDNVNNL, encoded by the coding sequence ATGGAATTAAAAGGAAAAAAAGTTCTACTTGTCGGTCTTGCAAAGACAGGAATATCAACAATAAAATGTCTTGCAAAATACGGAGCAGACATAACAGTTAATGATATAAAGACAGAGGATCAGCTTGAAGAAATAATAGCAGAGATAAAAGATATCGACGGTATAAAATATATTTTAGGACATCATCCTGAAGATATAGCAGACATAGATATGGTTGTTGTTTCGCCGGGAGTTCCTTTAGACCTTCCATTTATCAAAAAAGTAATAGAAGAAAATAAAGAATTAATAGGTGAGGTAGAATTAGCCTATGAATTAGCCAATAAACCATATTTTGTAGGAATAACTGGTACAAATGGTAAGACTACAACTACTAGCCTAACAGGAGAAATATTTGAAAAAGCAGGAAAAGAAACTTATGTTGTCGGAAATATAGGTAACCCTGTAATAGACGCTGTACAGGCTGCAAATGAAGGGGCTAGCTTTGTTACAGAGCTTAGTAGTTTCCAGCTTGAAAGTATAAAAGATTTTAAACCAAGTGTGAGTGCTGTTCTTAATATAACTGAAGACCACATGAACAGACATCATACTATGGAAAATTATATAGATGCTAAAGCTAGAGTATTTATGAACCAGGATAAAAATGACTTCTGTGTTTTAAATTACGACGATGAATTAACAAGAGCTTTAGCAGAAAAATGTAATGCAAATGTAGTATTTTTCTCTAGATTAGAAAAACTAGAAAAAGGTATCTACGTTGAAAATGGAGATATCATAATAGATATAGATGAAAAAATTAATTTAATGAAGGTTTGCGAGCTTTCTTTACCAGGAGGACATAACCTTGAAAACTGTATGGCAGCAGCTGCAATGGCTTATGTATCAGGAATAGATATAGAAGTTATAAGAGAAGTTTTAAAAACTTTCAAAGCTGTTGAGCACAGACTTGAATTTGTAAAAGAAGTAGAAGGAGTTAAATATGTAAACGACTCTAAGGGAACAAACCCAGATTCTACAATAAAAGCAGTTCAGGCATATGAAAATCCAATAATACTTATAGCAGGTGGATACGATAAGGGAAGTACATACGATGAACTTCTTGAAATAGCAAAGAAAAATGTTAAAACATTAGTTTTACTTGGACAGACTGCAGATAAAATCGAGGAAGCAGCTAGAAGAATAGGATTTACAGATATACACAGAGTAGAGGATATGAAAGAAGCAGTTAAAACTTGCCACGATATAGCAAAAGAAGGAGATATAGTTTTACTTTCTCCAGCATGTGCTAGTTGGGGTATGTACAAAAACTTTGAAGTAAGAGGAAAAGATTTCAAAGATAATGTAAATAATTTATAA
- the nrdR gene encoding transcriptional regulator NrdR: MQCPFCGFRESKVVDSRHTDPNTIRRRRECEECKKRFTTYEKIETTPIMVIKKDDAREVFDRVKVKRGIMKACEKRPVSVEDIEKIVSKVEYEINRKYTGEVESKVIGEIVMDSLKDLDEVAYIRFASVYRQFKDINTFVNELKNILTEKGE; the protein is encoded by the coding sequence ATGCAGTGTCCATTTTGTGGTTTTAGAGAGTCAAAGGTTGTTGATTCTAGACATACAGATCCAAATACGATTAGAAGAAGAAGAGAATGTGAAGAGTGCAAGAAGAGATTTACTACTTATGAGAAGATAGAGACAACGCCTATAATGGTTATAAAGAAGGATGATGCTAGGGAAGTTTTTGATAGAGTAAAGGTTAAGCGTGGTATAATGAAGGCGTGTGAGAAGAGACCTGTTTCTGTTGAAGATATAGAGAAGATAGTGTCAAAGGTTGAGTATGAGATAAATAGAAAGTACACAGGTGAAGTGGAGTCAAAGGTTATCGGTGAGATAGTGATGGATAGTTTAAAGGATTTAGATGAGGTTGCGTATATAAGATTTGCTTCAGTGTATAGACAGTTTAAGGATATAAATACATTTGTAAATGAGCTAAAAAATATTCTTACAGAAAAAGGAGAGTAA
- a CDS encoding UDP-N-acetylmuramoyl-tripeptide--D-alanyl-D-alanine ligase, translating into MERLTVKEIVEASKGNLKNGEGSESVKAIVIDSRLAKEDTAFVAIVGENNDAHKYIGSAYDLGCRVFIVNKGKDIDIKSDMNIIEVDDTSKALGDIGHYYKKKFDILFIGITGSVGKTTTRDMVYAALSSERATLKNEKNFNNHFGVPLTLFNLDSSYECAVIEMGMSGFGEIEYLANMVNPKVAVISNIGLSHVENLGSQEGIFKAKMEITTGFVKGNTLVVNGDDKFLSTLRDAERDYDLITFGFEKNNDIYCVAYDMTEDSIEFECSVMGNIEKIFIPTVGKHNIYNAMAAIAVGTVEGISMEGIKRGLSNFEATGMRQDIRKIGEYTVINDTYNASPDSMEASLSILGRYEGRRIAVLGDMLEMGDLAEFGHRRVGKACVDNSDVIITVGESAVFINKEAEENGFDVKNSYHFDNLEDAKKLLGEIMQSGDTMLFKASRGMKFEKFVEYVKEVSEIN; encoded by the coding sequence ATGGAGAGGCTGACAGTAAAAGAGATTGTCGAAGCATCTAAAGGAAATTTAAAAAATGGGGAAGGCAGCGAATCTGTAAAAGCTATCGTAATAGACAGTAGACTTGCTAAGGAAGATACAGCATTTGTAGCTATAGTCGGTGAAAACAACGACGCTCATAAATATATCGGTTCTGCTTATGACTTAGGATGCAGAGTATTTATTGTTAATAAAGGAAAAGATATCGATATAAAATCAGATATGAATATAATAGAAGTCGATGATACTTCAAAAGCACTTGGAGATATCGGTCACTATTATAAAAAGAAATTTGATATACTGTTTATAGGAATAACTGGTAGTGTTGGGAAAACGACTACTAGAGATATGGTGTATGCAGCACTTTCTTCAGAAAGAGCTACTTTAAAGAATGAAAAGAACTTCAACAACCATTTTGGAGTTCCACTAACATTATTCAATCTAGATAGTAGTTATGAATGTGCTGTTATAGAAATGGGTATGTCAGGATTTGGAGAAATCGAGTACCTTGCAAATATGGTAAATCCAAAGGTTGCAGTTATATCTAATATAGGACTTTCACATGTTGAAAACCTTGGATCTCAGGAAGGTATTTTCAAAGCTAAAATGGAAATAACTACTGGATTTGTAAAAGGAAATACTCTTGTTGTAAATGGGGACGACAAATTCCTATCTACTTTAAGAGATGCGGAAAGAGATTACGACCTTATAACATTTGGATTTGAAAAAAATAATGATATATACTGTGTAGCCTATGATATGACAGAAGATAGCATAGAATTTGAATGTTCTGTTATGGGAAATATAGAAAAAATATTTATACCAACTGTAGGAAAACACAATATCTACAATGCAATGGCTGCAATAGCTGTTGGTACAGTAGAAGGAATATCTATGGAAGGAATTAAAAGAGGTCTTTCTAATTTTGAAGCTACAGGAATGAGACAGGATATAAGAAAAATAGGTGAGTACACTGTTATAAATGATACTTACAATGCAAGTCCTGACTCAATGGAGGCATCTCTTAGCATACTTGGAAGATATGAGGGCAGAAGAATAGCAGTTCTTGGAGATATGCTTGAAATGGGAGATTTAGCTGAATTTGGACATAGAAGAGTAGGAAAAGCCTGTGTAGATAATTCAGACGTTATAATAACTGTTGGAGAAAGTGCGGTATTTATAAATAAAGAAGCAGAGGAAAATGGATTTGATGTGAAAAATTCATACCACTTCGATAATTTAGAAGATGCTAAAAAACTTTTAGGAGAAATAATGCAGAGTGGAGATACAATGCTATTTAAAGCTTCTAGAGGGATGAAATTTGAAAAATTCGTTGAGTATGTAAAGGAAGTTTCTGAAATCAATTAA
- a CDS encoding winged helix-turn-helix domain-containing protein translates to MSEKVLIIDDEMHIVELLRFNLETSGYKTIYSYDGFDGFIKAKEEKPDLILLDWMLPNISGIEVLKKIRQDADLKKIPVIMLTAKNMEDDKVEGLEVGADDYITKPFSIKELLARITSVMRRYGMNTGKESEELTAGNLKLNLTKHEVKINDKKVDLTLKEFELLKLLLKNRGKVLSRNFLLDEIWGYEYYGETRTVDVHIRYLRKKLEEAGADEKYIETIRGVGYKID, encoded by the coding sequence GTGAGTGAAAAAGTTTTGATAATAGATGATGAGATGCATATAGTTGAATTGCTTAGATTCAACTTAGAAACATCTGGATACAAAACAATATATTCATATGATGGATTTGACGGATTTATAAAGGCAAAAGAGGAAAAACCAGATTTAATACTTTTAGATTGGATGCTGCCAAATATAAGTGGAATAGAAGTATTAAAGAAAATTAGACAGGATGCAGATTTAAAGAAAATTCCTGTTATAATGCTTACAGCAAAAAATATGGAAGATGATAAAGTGGAAGGGCTAGAAGTTGGTGCTGATGACTATATAACAAAACCATTTAGTATAAAAGAGCTTTTAGCGAGAATAACTTCTGTTATGAGAAGATATGGAATGAACACAGGTAAGGAAAGTGAAGAACTAACAGCAGGAAATTTAAAACTAAACCTTACAAAACATGAAGTTAAGATAAACGATAAAAAAGTAGATTTAACTTTAAAAGAATTTGAGCTTCTAAAGCTACTTCTTAAAAATAGAGGAAAGGTTCTTTCAAGAAACTTCCTATTAGATGAGATATGGGGATACGAATACTACGGGGAAACTAGAACAGTAGACGTACATATAAGATATCTTAGAAAAAAATTAGAAGAAGCTGGAGCAGATGAAAAATATATCGAAACAATAAGAGGTGTTGGATATAAAATAGACTAA
- the lgt gene encoding prolipoprotein diacylglyceryl transferase, producing MDRVAFTIFGIDVMWYGVLIATGMLIGIALAIREAKRVGISEDDVLNIAIIAIPVAIICARLYYVIFSWDYYSQNPGEIFNIRGGGLAIHGGLIGGILTGFIYAKVKKLDFFKTADAVMVGMPLAQAIGRWGNFINGEAHGGPTSLPWGIMVDGVKVHPTFLYESIWDFGIFLFIMFYMRKKKTYEGEVIVSYITLYSIGRFFIEGLRTDSLMFGPIRMAQFVSLVGVVGGLILHFYLKNRAKKKAA from the coding sequence ATGGACAGAGTAGCATTTACTATTTTTGGAATAGATGTGATGTGGTACGGGGTACTTATTGCAACTGGGATGCTTATAGGAATTGCATTAGCTATTAGAGAAGCTAAAAGAGTTGGAATATCTGAAGATGATGTTTTAAACATAGCAATTATAGCAATTCCAGTGGCGATAATATGTGCTAGATTGTACTATGTAATATTTAGTTGGGATTATTATTCACAAAATCCAGGTGAGATTTTTAATATAAGAGGTGGAGGACTTGCAATCCATGGAGGTCTTATAGGAGGAATTCTTACAGGATTTATATATGCAAAGGTAAAGAAATTAGACTTCTTCAAAACAGCAGATGCAGTTATGGTTGGTATGCCACTTGCACAGGCTATAGGAAGATGGGGAAACTTTATAAATGGTGAAGCTCATGGAGGACCAACATCACTTCCTTGGGGAATTATGGTAGATGGAGTTAAAGTTCATCCAACATTTTTATATGAGTCAATTTGGGACTTTGGAATATTCCTATTCATAATGTTCTATATGAGAAAGAAAAAGACTTATGAAGGAGAAGTTATTGTTTCTTACATAACTTTATACTCAATAGGTAGATTTTTCATAGAAGGACTTAGAACAGATAGTTTAATGTTTGGGCCTATAAGAATGGCTCAGTTTGTAAGTTTAGTAGGTGTTGTAGGTGGTTTAATACTTCATTTCTACTTAAAAAATAGAGCTAAGAAAAAAGCAGCTTAA
- the murG gene encoding undecaprenyldiphospho-muramoylpentapeptide beta-N-acetylglucosaminyltransferase, translating into MRVILSGGGTGGHVYPAIAIANEIKSNNPDAEILFVGTRSGIESEIVPKYGYRLETVTVQGFKRKVDLENVKRVFKLMKGLHQTKKIVKTFKPDVVIGTGGYVSGPVLFNASMKKIPCVVHEQNSFPGVTNKILSKTVTKVLTSFEDSHARFPEASQHKLKFVGNPVRQEILDADKTEARKKLGIDPDKKLVLCYGGSGGSSTINKAMKKVIKHMVKEDVAFIFATGKRFYDSFMEEIKDIKLNKDQRVMPYLEDMANGLAASDIVIGSAGAISLAEITALGKPSIIIPKAYTAENHQEYNAKSIEAKGAGIAILEKELTPERLDKAVFKMLGDEALLSDMAAASKKAGKPEAIKLIYDEIEELVK; encoded by the coding sequence ATGAGAGTAATATTATCAGGCGGAGGAACTGGAGGACATGTTTATCCAGCAATAGCCATAGCTAATGAAATAAAAAGTAATAATCCAGATGCAGAGATTCTTTTCGTCGGAACACGGAGCGGAATAGAATCTGAGATAGTACCGAAGTATGGATATAGATTAGAAACGGTTACTGTTCAGGGATTTAAGAGAAAAGTAGATTTAGAAAATGTAAAGAGAGTGTTTAAACTTATGAAAGGTCTTCATCAGACTAAGAAAATAGTTAAAACATTTAAACCAGATGTTGTAATTGGTACAGGTGGATATGTAAGTGGTCCTGTACTATTTAACGCGTCTATGAAAAAAATACCTTGTGTAGTTCACGAGCAGAATTCATTCCCAGGTGTTACAAATAAAATACTATCAAAAACAGTTACAAAGGTACTTACTAGTTTTGAGGATTCTCATGCAAGATTCCCAGAAGCTAGTCAGCACAAACTAAAATTCGTTGGAAACCCAGTAAGACAGGAAATTTTAGATGCCGATAAAACTGAAGCCAGAAAAAAACTTGGAATAGACCCAGATAAAAAATTAGTACTATGCTACGGTGGTAGTGGTGGATCTAGTACTATAAATAAAGCGATGAAAAAAGTTATAAAACATATGGTTAAAGAAGATGTTGCTTTTATATTTGCTACAGGTAAGAGATTCTATGATAGTTTTATGGAAGAAATAAAAGATATAAAATTAAATAAAGACCAGAGAGTAATGCCTTATTTAGAAGATATGGCAAATGGTCTAGCTGCAAGTGATATAGTTATAGGTAGTGCAGGTGCTATTTCTTTAGCTGAGATAACAGCTCTTGGAAAACCATCTATAATAATACCAAAAGCGTATACTGCAGAAAATCATCAGGAATACAATGCAAAAAGTATAGAAGCAAAAGGAGCAGGTATAGCTATATTAGAAAAAGAGCTTACTCCAGAAAGATTGGATAAAGCAGTGTTCAAAATGCTAGGAGATGAAGCACTATTATCAGATATGGCAGCTGCTAGTAAAAAGGCAGGTAAACCAGAAGCGATAAAATTAATTTATGACGAAATTGAGGAATTAGTTAAATAA
- the ftsZ gene encoding cell division protein FtsZ, with translation MLGFDVELEEWVKIKVVGVGGGGSNAVDGMVDAKINGVDFISVNTDKQALCRSKAEYKVQIGEKLTKGLGAGADPEVGRKAAEESKNEIIKLLEDSEMVFITAGMGGGTGTGAAPVIAQLAKEMGKLTVGVVTKPFTFEGRKRMKQAETGIEELKSKVDTLITIPNDRLLQVVQKNTSMLQAFSIADDVLRQAIQSVSELIKVPGIINLDFADVKRIMGDKGLAHIGIGSAKGDNKAIEAVRQAIESPLLETSIVGARGVILNISGGLDLSLVEINEASNIIYESCHEDVDLIFGANVKEELGDEVTVTVIATGFDPDMQKVAKETRKIIKEELNKDVATVESTTVEEEAPSITKVVSEPQIDVDEDMEIPSFIRNRRKRK, from the coding sequence ATGCTAGGCTTTGACGTAGAATTAGAAGAATGGGTCAAAATAAAGGTTGTCGGTGTCGGCGGCGGAGGAAGTAATGCCGTTGATGGAATGGTTGATGCCAAAATAAATGGGGTAGATTTTATTTCAGTTAATACAGACAAACAGGCTTTATGTAGATCAAAAGCTGAATACAAGGTTCAGATCGGTGAAAAATTAACTAAAGGACTTGGGGCAGGAGCTGATCCAGAAGTTGGAAGAAAAGCTGCTGAAGAAAGTAAAAACGAAATAATAAAATTATTAGAAGACTCAGAAATGGTATTCATAACAGCTGGAATGGGTGGAGGAACAGGAACAGGTGCTGCTCCAGTTATAGCTCAGTTAGCTAAAGAAATGGGAAAACTAACAGTTGGTGTAGTTACTAAACCATTTACTTTTGAAGGTAGAAAAAGAATGAAACAGGCTGAAACTGGTATAGAAGAGTTAAAGAGCAAAGTCGATACTCTTATAACTATACCTAATGATAGATTACTTCAGGTTGTTCAGAAAAATACATCTATGCTTCAGGCATTCTCTATAGCAGATGATGTTTTAAGACAGGCTATACAGTCAGTATCAGAACTTATAAAAGTTCCTGGTATAATCAACTTAGACTTTGCCGATGTTAAGAGAATCATGGGAGACAAAGGTCTTGCTCATATCGGTATAGGTAGTGCTAAGGGTGATAATAAAGCTATAGAAGCTGTAAGACAGGCTATTGAATCTCCACTTCTTGAAACTTCAATAGTTGGAGCAAGAGGCGTTATACTTAACATATCTGGTGGATTAGACCTAAGCTTAGTTGAAATAAACGAAGCTTCAAATATAATCTACGAATCATGCCACGAAGATGTGGATTTAATCTTCGGTGCTAATGTTAAGGAAGAATTAGGTGATGAAGTAACTGTAACAGTTATAGCTACTGGATTCGATCCTGATATGCAGAAAGTTGCTAAAGAAACTAGAAAAATAATAAAAGAAGAATTAAATAAAGATGTGGCTACAGTTGAATCAACTACTGTAGAAGAAGAAGCTCCATCAATAACAAAAGTAGTTTCTGAACCACAGATAGATGTAGATGAAGACATGGAAATACCTTCATTTATAAGAAATAGAAGAAAAAGAAAATAG